The Euphorbia lathyris chromosome 8, ddEupLath1.1, whole genome shotgun sequence genome has a window encoding:
- the LOC136202095 gene encoding histone H3.2-like, with the protein MARTKQTARKSTGGKAPRKQLATKAARKSALATGGVKKPHRFRPENVALREIRKYQKSIELLISKLPFQRSVREITQDFKTDLRFQSDDVAALQEASEAYLVGVFEDTNLCAIHAKRVTIMPKDIQLARRIRGDLLG; encoded by the coding sequence ATGGCTCGTACAAAGCAAACTGCCAGAAAATCAACCGGAGGAAAGGCACCGAGGAAGCAGCTTGCTACAAAGGCTGCCAGGAAATCTGCTCTGGCAACTGGTGGAGTAAAGAAGCCGCACAGGTTCAGGCCTGAGAATGTGGCCCTGAGAGAAATTAGGAAGTATCAGAAGAGTATTGAGCTGTTGATCAGTAAACTTCCATTCCAGAGATCGGTGAGGGAAATCACTCAAGATTTTAAAACGGATTTGAGATTCCAGAGCGACGATGTTGCCGCACTACAGGAGGCATCTGAAGCCTATTTGGTTGGAGTGTTTGAGGATACCAATCTTTGCGCTATTCATGCTAAGAGGGTTACCATTATGCCTAAGGATATCCAGTTGGCTAGAAGAATTAGGGGCGATTTGTTGGGAtga